From Lolium perenne isolate Kyuss_39 chromosome 5, Kyuss_2.0, whole genome shotgun sequence, a single genomic window includes:
- the LOC127299135 gene encoding mitochondrial import receptor subunit TOM5 homolog gives MAAALDKIKAFWDSQYHNEENWALNYKVLKAAGLFAGSIFLMRTQGDNMVI, from the exons atggcggcggcgctggacAAGATCAAGGCCTTCTGGGACTCGCAGTACCACAACGAGGAGAACTGGGCGCTCAACTAT AAGGTGCTAAAGGCTGCTGGTTTGTTTGCTGGATCCATCTTCCTGATGCGCACCCAGGGTGACAATATGGTCATCTAA
- the LOC127299136 gene encoding uncharacterized protein, with protein sequence MASLLSPNTVGATTARPNTSIRRGRVTAMATKGPKPSSGTKRSSGTVTVFPVSVGRPAGPPRPGTTKGSAPVKLLTNVQKLRLLTKAEKAGLLSAAERAGLSLSAVERLGLLSKAEELGVLSAATDPGTPGALQGLALLLLAAGPAVVFLVPEQYPWEVALQAVAALVCVAGGSAAFAASNFVSRLQGSSG encoded by the exons ATGGCGTCACTCCTGTCGCCGAACACCGTCGGCGCGACCACGGCGAGGCCGAACACCAGCATCAGGAGAGGCCGTGTCACCGCCATGGCCACCAAGGGCCCCAAGCCCAGCTCCGGCACAAAAAGGTCATCG GGCACGGTGACGGTGTTCCCGGTGTCGGTGGGGAGGCCGGCGGGCCCGCCGCGGCCGGGCACGACCAAGGGGTCGGCGCCGGTGAAGCTGCTGACGAACGTGCAGAAGCTGCGGCTGCTGACCAAGGCGGAGAAAGCCGGCCTGCTGTCGGCGGCGGAGCGCGCGGGGCTGTCGCTGTCGGCGGTGGAGCGGCTCGGGCTGCTCTCCAAGGCGGAGGAGCTCGGGGTGCTGTCGGCCGCCACCGACCCAGGCACCCCCGGCGCGCTGCAGGGCCTCGCGCTGCTGCTGCTCGCCGCCGGCCCCGCCGTCGTCTTCCTCGTCCCCGAGCAGTACCCCTGGGAGGTCGCGCTCCAGGCCGTCGCCGCGCTCGTCTGCGTCGCCGGGGGGTCCGCCGCGTTCGCCGCATCCAATTTCGTGTCCAGGCTCCAGGGCTCCTCCGGCTGA